The following coding sequences are from one Cyprinus carpio isolate SPL01 chromosome A24, ASM1834038v1, whole genome shotgun sequence window:
- the LOC109049108 gene encoding lysosomal cobalamin transporter ABCD4-like isoform X2: protein MASRLLISPFTVTYYTYQCFNSAGWIGFVSIFGYFVAGTIINKILIGPIVSMLVEQEKLEGDFRFKHMQIRVNAESAAFYRAGKVEHMRTDRRLQMLLSTQRSLMNKELWLYIGVNTFDYLGSILSYIVIAIPIFAGDYDGLTPGELSALVSKNAFVCIYLINCFTQLIDLSTTVSDVAGYTHRIEELREVMADIAKKQCDQDQYDPLSKDEPYSDRELQSVPGDTAFVLDCLSYKSPVSVELLVKDLTLKISQGTHMLVVGNTGTGKTSLLRVLNGLWEPCSGSVEMTTCFGPRGVLFLPQRAYLTDGTLREQVIYPLKDVYPSSGSIDDERILKYLELVGLSNLLTRIGGLDTKVDWNWDDVLSPGEMQRLCFARLFYLQPKFAVLDEATSALTEEAEGQLYKACKHLGMTLISLGHRSTLEKHHDIMLRLCGGGQWELTKLKEA, encoded by the exons ATGGCGAGTCGACTTCTCATTTCGCCGTTTACCGTGACCTACTACACCTATCAGTGCTTCAACAG TGCCGGCTGGATTGGATTTGTTAGCATCTTCGGCTACTTTGTGGCTGGAACCATCATCAACAAGATCTTGATAGGACCCATCGTGTCCATGCTGGTTGAGCAAGAAAAGTTGGAGGGAGATTTTAG GtttaaacacatgcaaattagaGTGAACGCCGAATCTGCTGCTTTCTACAG ggCAGGTAAGGTGGAACACATGCGGACCGACCGGAGGCTGCAGATGCTCTTATCCACTCAGAGAAGCTTGATGAACAAAGAGCTCTGGCTTTACA ttggaGTAAACACCTTTGACTACCTGGGCAGTATCCTCAGCTATATAGTGATCGCGATCCCCATCTTTGCTGGAGATTACGACGGCCTGACACCTGGAGAACTGAGTGCTCTTGTCAGTAAG AACGCTTTTGTCTGCATCTATCTGATAAACTGCTTCACGCAGCTCATAGATCTCTCAACCACAGTGTCTGATGTCGCTGGATACACGCACCG AATCGAAGAGCTGCGGGAAGTGATGGCAGATATTGCCAAGAAACAGTGTGACCAGGATCAGTACGATCCACTTTCAAAGGATGAACCTTACAG TGATCGGGAGCTTCAAAGTGTCCCAGGAGACACAGCGTTTGTGCTGGACTGTCTCTCCTATAAATCACCCGTCTCAGTGGAGCTGCTGGTGAAGGATCTGACCCTAAAGATCAGTCAAGGAACACACATGCTTGTGGTGGGAAACACGGGAACGGGGAAGACCTCCCTGCTCAGGGTCCTCAACGGCCTGTGGGAACCATGCAGTG GTTCTGTGGAAATGACCACATGTTTTGGACCGAGAGGAGTGCTTTTCCTGCCACAGAGAGCATATCTTACTGATGGCACTCTCAGAGAGCAG GTTATCTATCCATTAAAGGATGTATATCCTTCTTCAG GCTCTATAGATGATGAACGAATACTAAAATACCTGGAACTCGTTGGTTTG TCGAATCTACTGACCAGAATTGGAGGACTGGATACAAAAGTAGACTGGAACTG GGATGATGTTTTATCGCCAGGAGAAATGCAGAGGCTTTGTTTTGCTAGATTGTTTTACTTGCAGCCCAAATTTGCAG TACTGGATGAAGCCACTAGCGCTCTGACTGAGGAGGCCGAGGGTCAGCTTTATAAGGCCTGTAAACATCTGGGCATGACCCTCATCAGTCTGGGTCACCGTAGCACTCTGGAAAAG CATCATGATATCATGCTGCGACTGTGTGGAGGTGGCCAATGGGAGCTCACCAAACTCAAAGAGGCGTGA
- the LOC109049108 gene encoding lysosomal cobalamin transporter ABCD4-like isoform X1 — protein sequence MPHVKNSSVKRPKLDWRFLQRFCSILKILFPSWSNQSVRMFMTLLGVALSVQLVIYQVGLIPSQFYEVLSEKNYGKFKNLVLFAVMLILINSTLKSLDQYISSLLYVSWRKSLTEELHSTYFKGRVYYTLNVLCKDIDNPDQRISQDVERLCKQISTMASRLLISPFTVTYYTYQCFNSAGWIGFVSIFGYFVAGTIINKILIGPIVSMLVEQEKLEGDFRFKHMQIRVNAESAAFYRAGKVEHMRTDRRLQMLLSTQRSLMNKELWLYIGVNTFDYLGSILSYIVIAIPIFAGDYDGLTPGELSALVSKNAFVCIYLINCFTQLIDLSTTVSDVAGYTHRIEELREVMADIAKKQCDQDQYDPLSKDEPYSDRELQSVPGDTAFVLDCLSYKSPVSVELLVKDLTLKISQGTHMLVVGNTGTGKTSLLRVLNGLWEPCSGSVEMTTCFGPRGVLFLPQRAYLTDGTLREQVIYPLKDVYPSSGSIDDERILKYLELVGLSNLLTRIGGLDTKVDWNWDDVLSPGEMQRLCFARLFYLQPKFAVLDEATSALTEEAEGQLYKACKHLGMTLISLGHRSTLEKHHDIMLRLCGGGQWELTKLKEA from the exons ATGCCACACGTGAAGAACAGCAGTGTGAAAAG ACCGAAGCTAGACTGGAGGTTTCTCCAAAGATTCTGCAGTATCCTGAAGATCCTTTTCCCATCCTGGTCCAACCAGAGTGTGCGAATGTTCATGACACTTCTTGGAGTCGCGCTTTCAG TTCAGCTTGTGATTTATCAAGTGGGTCTCATTCCGAGTCAGTTCTACGAGGTTCTGTCTGAGAAGAACTATGGAAAGTTCAAAAATCTGGTGCTGTTTGCAGTTATGCTCATTCTGATTAATTCAACG CTGAAGAGTCTGGACCAGTACATCTCCAGTCTGCTGTATGTCAGCTGGAGAAAGTCTTTGACTGAAGAACTCCATAGCACATACTTCAAGGGACGTGTTTACTACACCCTCAACGTACTTTGCAAAGACATCGACAACCC AGACCAGCGCATCAGTCAGGACGTAGAGAGGTTATGTAAACAGATAAGCACTATGGCGAGTCGACTTCTCATTTCGCCGTTTACCGTGACCTACTACACCTATCAGTGCTTCAACAG TGCCGGCTGGATTGGATTTGTTAGCATCTTCGGCTACTTTGTGGCTGGAACCATCATCAACAAGATCTTGATAGGACCCATCGTGTCCATGCTGGTTGAGCAAGAAAAGTTGGAGGGAGATTTTAG GtttaaacacatgcaaattagaGTGAACGCCGAATCTGCTGCTTTCTACAG ggCAGGTAAGGTGGAACACATGCGGACCGACCGGAGGCTGCAGATGCTCTTATCCACTCAGAGAAGCTTGATGAACAAAGAGCTCTGGCTTTACA ttggaGTAAACACCTTTGACTACCTGGGCAGTATCCTCAGCTATATAGTGATCGCGATCCCCATCTTTGCTGGAGATTACGACGGCCTGACACCTGGAGAACTGAGTGCTCTTGTCAGTAAG AACGCTTTTGTCTGCATCTATCTGATAAACTGCTTCACGCAGCTCATAGATCTCTCAACCACAGTGTCTGATGTCGCTGGATACACGCACCG AATCGAAGAGCTGCGGGAAGTGATGGCAGATATTGCCAAGAAACAGTGTGACCAGGATCAGTACGATCCACTTTCAAAGGATGAACCTTACAG TGATCGGGAGCTTCAAAGTGTCCCAGGAGACACAGCGTTTGTGCTGGACTGTCTCTCCTATAAATCACCCGTCTCAGTGGAGCTGCTGGTGAAGGATCTGACCCTAAAGATCAGTCAAGGAACACACATGCTTGTGGTGGGAAACACGGGAACGGGGAAGACCTCCCTGCTCAGGGTCCTCAACGGCCTGTGGGAACCATGCAGTG GTTCTGTGGAAATGACCACATGTTTTGGACCGAGAGGAGTGCTTTTCCTGCCACAGAGAGCATATCTTACTGATGGCACTCTCAGAGAGCAG GTTATCTATCCATTAAAGGATGTATATCCTTCTTCAG GCTCTATAGATGATGAACGAATACTAAAATACCTGGAACTCGTTGGTTTG TCGAATCTACTGACCAGAATTGGAGGACTGGATACAAAAGTAGACTGGAACTG GGATGATGTTTTATCGCCAGGAGAAATGCAGAGGCTTTGTTTTGCTAGATTGTTTTACTTGCAGCCCAAATTTGCAG TACTGGATGAAGCCACTAGCGCTCTGACTGAGGAGGCCGAGGGTCAGCTTTATAAGGCCTGTAAACATCTGGGCATGACCCTCATCAGTCTGGGTCACCGTAGCACTCTGGAAAAG CATCATGATATCATGCTGCGACTGTGTGGAGGTGGCCAATGGGAGCTCACCAAACTCAAAGAGGCGTGA